In Populus nigra chromosome 10, ddPopNigr1.1, whole genome shotgun sequence, the following proteins share a genomic window:
- the LOC133705216 gene encoding protein unc-13 homolog encodes MAQDSRCHSFSGTLTTISIDAADTDLSWPFGELKGLDKDDIRETAYEVFFTACRSSPGFGGGRNAINFYSNHHHQHHDGDGAAGTGSPTARMGGGPVVVMSPTSRIKRALGLKMLKKSPTRRMSAVGSSGAGTAPVSPSGPLQHGGTSPALGFATVPVTGRPRRPLTSAEIMRAQMRVTEHSDNRLRKTLMRTLVGQMGRRAETIILPLELLRHLKPSEFNDSQEYHLWQRRQLKILEAGLLLHPSIPLDKSNSYAMRLREIIHASETKPIDTGKNSDTMRTLCNSVVSLSWRSANGTPTDVCHWADGFPLNIHIYISLLQSIFDFRDETLVLDEVDELVELIKKAWSALGINRPIHNLCFAWVLFQQYVLTSQVEPDLLYATHAMLSTEVANDAKKPDREAMYVKLLSSMLASMQGWAERRLLHYHDYFQRGNVFLIENLLPLALSASKILGEDVTITEGAGKDKGDTQIVDSSGDRVDHYIRASVKKAFAKIIETGSYKSTSLQVKDEASEALLQLAKEVEDLALRERESFSPILKKWNPIVSSVAAVTLHQCYGAVLKQYIAGISTLNNETVAVLQSAGKLEKFLVQMLVEDSADCEDGGKTIVREMIPYEVDSVILKLMKQWFVERLDRGKDCLSRAKDSETWNPKSKLEPYATSAAELMKIAKEAVNDFFEIPVGITDDLIYDLAEGFDNIFKDYTNLVAACGSKQSYVPTLPPLTRCNRDSKFLKLWKKAAPCSINTEDMHQFGVSDAHHPRPSTSRGTQRLYIRLNTLHYLLTHLHSLEKNLALAPRTTPSRGYHRRHRINSSSYFELALASIQTACQHVSEVAAYRLIFLDSNSVFYDSLYVADVENSRIRHALRIIKQNLSLLTAILIDGAQPLAMREVMKASFEAFLTVLLAGGCSRVFYRSDYPMIEEDFANLKRTFCTCGEGLMNEEAVEKEAEIVEGVVALMGDSTEKLMEDFSILACEASGIGVVGSGHNLPMPPTTGRWNRADPNTILRVLCHRNDKAANHFLKKAFQLAKRR; translated from the exons ATGGCCCAAGATAGCCGCTGTCATTCCTTCTCTGGTACCCTAACCACCATCTCCATTGACGCCGCAGACACTGATCTCTCTTGGCCTTTTGGAGAACTTAAAGGTCTTGATAAGGATGACATCCGTGAGACTGCCTATGAGGTCTTCTTCACCGCCTGCCGCTCCTCCCCTGGCTTCGGGGGAGGCCGCAATGCAATCAACTTTTATTccaaccaccatcaccaacatCATGATGGGGATGGAGCAGCAGGAACAGGCTCACCGACTGCACGGATGGGCGGTGGCCCGGTGGTGGTCATGTCTCCAACGAGTCGGATAAAGCGAGCTCTGGGGCTGAAGATGCTGAAGAAGTCCCCTACAAGGAGGATGTCCGCAGTAGGAAGCAGCGGGGCCGGGACGGCACCAGTGTCACCTAGTGGTCCTCTACAACATGGAGGGACAAGTCCTGCCCTGGGGTTTGCCACGGTTCCGGTTACAGGGAGGCCTCGGAGGCCGCTGACATCCGCGGAGATAATGAGGGCGCAGATGAGAGTGACGGAGCATAGTGATAATCGGTTGAGGAAGACGCTCATGAGGACTCTTGTTGGCCAA ATGGGCAGGCGAGCAGAGACAATAATCCTTCCATTGGAGCTCCTCCGCCACCTAAAACCATCAGAATTTAATGACAGTCAAGAGTACCATCTCTGGCAAAGGCGTCAGCTCAAGATCCTGGAGGCTGGTCTCCTCCTGCACCCTTCAATCCCGCTTGATAAATCAAATTCTTATGCTATGCGTCTCCGTGAAATTATCCATGCCAGCGAGACCAAACCTATTGACACAGGAAAAAATTCTGACACCATGAGAACCTTATGCAACAGTGTTGTTTCCTTGTCTTGGCGAAGTGCCAATGGTACCCCAACCGATGTATGCCATTGGGCTGATGGATTTCCACTCAACATTCACATATACATTTCTCTTCTTCaatcaatatttgatttcaGGGATGAGACATTAGTCCTTGATGAGGTTGACGAGCTTGTTGAGTTAATAAAGAAGGCATGGTCTGCACTAGGAATCAATAGACCTATACACAATTTGTGCTTTGCTTGGGTGCTTTTCCAACAATACGTTCTTACTTCACAAGTAGAGCCGGATCTTCTTTATGCCACCCATGCTATGTTATCGACGGAGGTGGCTAATGATGCAAAGAAGCCAGACCGAGAGGCTATGTATGTGAAGCTTTTGTCTTCTATGTTGGCTTCAATGCAAGGGTGGGCAGAGAGGAGATTGCTTCACTACCATGACTATTTCCAGAGGGGAAATGTTTTCCTAATTGAGAATCTTTTGCCGTTAGCATTATCAGCATCAAAAATTTTGGGCGAGGATGTTACTATCACAGAAGGGGCTGGGAAAGATAAAGGAGACACACAGATAGTTGATTCATCTGGGGATCGTGTGGATCATTACATTCGAGCTTCTGTAAAGAAGGCATTTGCAAAG ATAATAGAAACCGGAAGCTATAAGAGCACAAGTCTGCAAGTGAAAGATGAAGCAAGCGAGGCTCTCCTGCAGTTAGCTAAAGAAGTTGAGGATTTGGCCTTGAGAGAAAGGGAGAGTTTTAGCCCCATTCTGAAGAAATGGAACCCGATTGTATCTAGCGTTGCTGCTGTAACGCTACATCAGTGCTATGGAGCAGTTTTGAAGCAATATATTGCTGGGATTTCCACCCTCAATAATGAGACCGTTGCAGTACTGCAGAGTGCTGGAAAACTTGAAAAGTTCTTGGTTCAAATGTTGGTTGAAGACTCTGCAGACTGTGAAGATGGAGGTAAAACAATCGTACGAGAGATGATTCCATATGAAGTTGACTCGGTCATATTGAAGCTTATGAAACAATGGTTTGTAGAGAGGTTGGACAGAGGGAAAGATTGTCTTAGCCGAGCCAAAGATTCTGAA ACATGGAATCCGAAGTCCAAACTCGAGCCATATGCGACATCAGCTGCGGAGTTGATGAAAATAGCCAAGGAAGCTGTGAATGATTTCTTTGAAATTCCTGTTGGAATTACTGATGATCTGATTTATGATCTAGCAGAAGGTTTTGATAATATCTTCAAAGATTACACCAACCTGGTAGCAGCTTGTG GATCAAAACAGAGCTATGTCCCTACACTCCCTCCTCTAACCAGGTGCAACCGCGACTCGAAGTTCCTTAAACTGTGGAAGAAAGCTGCTCCATGCTCTATCAACACAGAAGATATGCACCAATTTGGTGTAAGTGATGCTCACCATCCTCGGCCATCAACAAGCCGTGGAACACAAAGACTCTACATACGGCTCAACACTTTGCACTATCTTCTCACTCACCTCCACTCTCTAGAAAAGAACCTTGCTCTTGCCCCAAGAACCACTCCATCCCGTGGTTATCATCGCAGGCATCGCATCAATTCCTCTTCCTACTTTGAACTAGCCCTTGCTTCCATTCAAACTGCCTGTCAACATGTATCAGAAGTTGCTGCTTATCGTCTGATATTCCTCGACTCGAATTCTGTTTTTTATGATAGTCTCTATGTTGCTGATGTAGAAAATTCAAGGATCAGACATGCATTGAGAATTATCAAACAGAACCTTTCTCTGTTGACAGCAATTCTAATTGACGGAGCCCAACCTTTGGCAATGCGAGAAGTCATGAAGGCCTCTTTTGAGGCCTTTCTCACGGTTTTGCTTGCTGGTGGCTGCAGCCGGGTATTTTATCGATCTGATTATCCCATGATCGAGGAAGACTTTGCCAACTTAAAGCGCACATTTTGCACATGTGGTGAAGGATTGATGAATGAGGAGGCAGTGGAAAAGGAGGCTGAGATTGTTGAAGGGGTGGTAGCATTGATGGGTGATAGTACAGAGAAACTAATGGAAGATTTCAGTATCCTGGCTTGTGAAGCAAGTGGTATAGGAGTTGTGGGTTCAGGTCACAATCTACCAATGCCACCAACAACAGGAAGATGGAATAGGGCAGATCCAAACACAATACTAAGGGTGTTATGCCACAGAAATGATAAAGCAGCAAATCACTTCCTGAAAAAAGCTTTCCAATTAGCaaagagaagataa